In Cicer arietinum cultivar CDC Frontier isolate Library 1 chromosome 1, Cicar.CDCFrontier_v2.0, whole genome shotgun sequence, one DNA window encodes the following:
- the LOC101490317 gene encoding large ribosomal subunit protein eL20: MVSFKYHQYQVVGRALPTESDEHPKIYRMKLWATNEVRAKSKFWYFLRKLKKVKKSNGQVLAINEIFEKNPTKIKNYGIWLRYQSRTGYHNMYKEFRDTTLNGAVDLMYNEMASRHRVRFPCIQIIKTATIPAKLCKRESTKQFHNSKIKFPLVFKKIRPPSRKLKTTYKAKKPNLFM; encoded by the exons ATGGTTTCATTCAAG TACCATCAGTACCAGGTCGTCGGGAGAGCTCTTCCTACGGAATCCGATGAACACCCGAAGATTTATCGTATGAAGCTTTGGGCTACCAACGAAGTTCGTGCCAAGTCCAAGTTCTG GTATTTCTTGAGGAAGCTGAAGAAGGTGAAGAAGAGCAACGGCCAAGTCCTTGCTATCAATGAG ATTTTTGAGAAGAACCCAACCAAGATTAAGAATTATGGTATATGGTTGAGGTACCAGAGTAGAACAGGCTACCACAACATGTACAAGGAGTTCCGTGATACCACTCTTAATGGAGCAGTTGATCTGATGTACAATGAGATGGCTTCACGTCACAGGGTTCGGTTCCCCTGCATTCAGATTATTAAGACTGCCACCATCCCCGCCAAGCTCTGCAAGAGGGAGAGTACCAAACAATTCCACAACTCCAAGATCAAGTTCCCCTTGGTTTTCAAGAAAATCAGACCACCATCAAGGAAGTTGAAGACCACATACAAGGCCAAAAAGCCCAATCTATTCATGTAA